A stretch of the Bradyrhizobium sp. CCBAU 53351 genome encodes the following:
- a CDS encoding tripartite tricarboxylate transporter permease: MDTLVNVAHGFGVALLPVNLLYCFIGVFIGTLVGVLPGIGPISAMSLLLPVTLSGTPESGIIMMAGIYYGSMYGGSTTSILVNIPGEAASVVTCIDGHQMAKQGRAGPALGISAFGSFIAGTFALIALMLVAPKLASVAIAFGPAEYFSLMVLGLVVLTFLTQGSMPKALLMACIGVVLGLIGLDSITAQPRLTFGRMELIDGIGLVPVVMGLFGVAEVLLNTEQAIKRDVINTRITHLLPTREDWKASAGPVGRGTILGFFLGILPGGGAVVASFASYALEKRLSKTPERFGHGAIEGVAGPESANNAAAGGAFIPLMTLGIPPNVVMALLLGAFVIHGLQPGPLLITQNPGLFWGIVASMYIGNVMLLILNLPMIGMWVQLLKLPYNILFPLIILFTILGVYCSSNNVFDVYVMIAFGIIGYFMRKLGYEPAPLVLAFVLGPMMENNLRKSLILSQGDLWTFVQRPISAVCLAFAMMLLIAPLLPALRKKRELVALDEGA, from the coding sequence ATGGATACACTCGTCAACGTCGCGCATGGATTCGGCGTCGCGCTGCTGCCGGTCAACCTGCTCTATTGCTTCATCGGCGTCTTCATCGGCACGCTGGTCGGCGTGCTGCCGGGCATCGGGCCGATCTCGGCAATGTCGCTGCTGCTGCCCGTGACGCTGTCGGGCACGCCGGAATCCGGCATCATCATGATGGCCGGCATCTATTACGGCTCGATGTATGGCGGATCGACCACCTCGATCCTGGTCAATATCCCCGGCGAGGCGGCTTCCGTCGTCACCTGCATCGACGGCCACCAGATGGCGAAGCAGGGCCGCGCCGGCCCTGCGCTCGGCATCTCGGCCTTCGGCTCCTTCATTGCCGGCACGTTCGCGCTGATCGCCTTGATGCTGGTCGCGCCGAAGCTTGCCAGCGTCGCCATTGCGTTCGGCCCGGCCGAATATTTCAGCCTGATGGTGCTCGGCCTCGTCGTGCTCACCTTCCTGACGCAGGGCTCGATGCCGAAGGCGCTGCTGATGGCATGCATCGGCGTCGTGCTCGGACTGATCGGGCTCGACAGCATCACGGCGCAGCCGCGCCTGACCTTCGGCCGCATGGAATTGATCGACGGCATCGGGCTCGTGCCCGTCGTGATGGGCCTGTTCGGCGTCGCCGAGGTGCTGCTCAACACCGAGCAGGCGATCAAGCGCGACGTCATCAACACCAGGATCACGCATCTGCTGCCCACCAGGGAGGACTGGAAGGCGAGCGCAGGCCCGGTGGGACGCGGCACCATTCTCGGCTTCTTCCTCGGCATCCTGCCGGGCGGCGGCGCGGTGGTGGCGTCCTTTGCGTCCTACGCGCTGGAGAAGCGGCTGTCGAAGACGCCCGAGCGTTTCGGCCATGGTGCGATCGAAGGGGTCGCGGGGCCGGAATCGGCGAACAACGCGGCGGCAGGCGGCGCCTTCATTCCGCTGATGACGCTCGGCATTCCGCCGAACGTGGTGATGGCGCTGCTGCTCGGGGCCTTCGTCATTCACGGCCTGCAGCCGGGGCCGCTGCTGATCACGCAAAACCCCGGCCTGTTCTGGGGCATCGTCGCCAGCATGTATATCGGCAACGTCATGCTGCTGATCCTGAACCTGCCGATGATCGGCATGTGGGTGCAGCTGCTCAAGCTGCCCTACAACATCTTGTTTCCCCTGATCATCCTGTTCACGATTCTCGGCGTCTACTGCTCCAGCAACAACGTGTTCGACGTCTATGTGATGATCGCGTTCGGCATCATCGGCTATTTCATGCGCAAGCTCGGCTACGAGCCGGCGCCGCTGGTGCTGGCCTTCGTGCTGGGACCGATGATGGAGAATAACTTACGCAAGTCGCTGATCCTGTCGCAGGGCGATCTCTGGACCTTCGTGCAGCGGCCGATCTCGGCGGTGTGCCTCGCATTCGCAATGATGCTGCTGATCGCACCGCTCCTGCCCGCACTGCGCAAGAAGCGCGAGCTGGTGGCGCTGGACGAGGGGGCGTGA
- a CDS encoding bifunctional diguanylate cyclase/phosphodiesterase produces the protein MTPALPQASDILAALGQAVFAWDVASDAIVWGDQVASIFPGIPTKRLATGAEFAKLIEPAPSLRTTALAQTSAVHGADGTPYRVEYGVRMSAADPVIWIEETGRWFAGPDGRPTRAIGSIRINNERHARDEELTKLARLDPLTGELNRSHLIAALAEAIEETTRFRSTAAFMLVGIDHLARVNDAFGFDVADAVILDIAKRIRSRLRGGDVLGRFSGNKFGLILKNCTVDDMNVAAERFLAGIRDEVVPTKSGPVSVTASIGAVSLPRYARNTDEAVNRAHETLDAAKRRRAGSFAAWRPDAARDAQRRVNIRVTDEIVTALNERRIKLAYEPVVSAASRERAFHECLVRMDQGGGQVLLAPDIVPVAERLGLIRLVDHRVLELVVAELAAAPDICLSLNISPDTTMDPDWWAGIESLMLAHPGVAERLIVEITETVAIQDIDDVRGFVTRLKNFGSRIAIDDFGAGYTSFRNLRKLGVDIVKIDGAFVQNITHSADDRAFVQTLIDLARRLDIKTVAEWVQDEEAASMLRDWGCDYIQGRLIGLASAERPWGAPTDSALPAAG, from the coding sequence TTGACCCCTGCATTGCCGCAAGCCTCCGACATTCTGGCCGCGCTCGGCCAGGCCGTGTTCGCCTGGGACGTCGCCAGCGATGCCATTGTCTGGGGTGACCAGGTCGCCAGCATTTTTCCCGGCATTCCCACCAAGCGCCTCGCGACCGGCGCCGAATTTGCCAAACTGATCGAACCCGCGCCGTCGCTGCGGACCACGGCGCTGGCGCAGACGTCCGCCGTGCACGGCGCCGACGGCACGCCCTACCGTGTCGAGTACGGCGTCCGTATGAGCGCCGCCGATCCCGTGATCTGGATCGAGGAGACCGGCCGCTGGTTCGCCGGCCCCGACGGCCGCCCCACGCGCGCGATCGGCTCGATCCGTATCAACAACGAGCGCCATGCCCGAGACGAGGAGCTGACCAAGCTGGCACGGCTCGATCCGTTGACCGGCGAGCTCAACCGCTCGCACCTGATCGCGGCGCTGGCCGAGGCGATCGAGGAGACGACCCGCTTCCGCTCCACTGCGGCGTTCATGCTGGTCGGCATCGACCATCTCGCCCGCGTCAACGACGCCTTCGGCTTCGACGTTGCCGACGCCGTGATCCTCGACATCGCCAAGCGCATCCGCTCGCGCCTGCGTGGCGGCGACGTGCTCGGCCGCTTTTCCGGCAACAAGTTCGGCCTGATCCTGAAGAACTGCACCGTCGACGACATGAACGTCGCCGCCGAGCGTTTCCTCGCCGGCATTCGCGACGAGGTGGTGCCCACCAAATCCGGCCCGGTCTCGGTCACCGCCTCGATCGGCGCGGTCAGCCTGCCGCGCTACGCCCGCAACACCGACGAGGCCGTCAACCGCGCCCATGAGACGCTGGACGCCGCCAAGCGCCGCCGCGCCGGCTCCTTCGCGGCATGGCGTCCGGATGCCGCGCGCGACGCGCAGCGCCGCGTCAATATCCGCGTCACCGACGAGATCGTCACCGCGCTGAACGAGCGCCGCATCAAGCTGGCCTATGAGCCGGTGGTGTCGGCCGCCTCGCGCGAGCGTGCCTTCCACGAATGCCTGGTGCGGATGGACCAGGGCGGCGGCCAGGTGCTGCTCGCGCCCGACATCGTGCCGGTCGCCGAACGGCTCGGCCTGATCCGCCTGGTCGATCACCGCGTGCTCGAGCTCGTGGTCGCCGAGCTCGCCGCCGCCCCCGACATCTGCCTCAGCCTCAACATCTCGCCCGATACCACCATGGATCCGGACTGGTGGGCGGGAATCGAATCGCTGATGCTGGCCCATCCCGGCGTTGCCGAGCGGCTGATCGTCGAGATCACCGAGACGGTCGCGATCCAGGACATCGACGACGTCCGTGGCTTCGTCACGCGGCTGAAGAATTTCGGCAGCCGCATCGCCATCGACGATTTCGGCGCCGGCTACACCTCGTTCCGAAACCTGCGCAAGCTCGGCGTGGACATCGTCAAGATCGACGGCGCCTTCGTGCAGAACATCACCCATTCCGCGGACGACCGTGCCTTCGTGCAGACGCTGATCGATCTCGCGCGACGGCTCGACATCAAGACCGTGGCTGAATGGGTGCAGGACGAAGAGGCAGCAAGCATGCTGCGCGACTGGGGCTGCGACTATATCCAGGGCCGCCTGATCGGCTTGGCATCGGCAGAGCGGCCGTGGGGCGCGCCGACGGATAGCGCGCTGCCGGCGGCGGGGTAG
- the rpmF gene encoding 50S ribosomal protein L32: MAVPRRKTSPSRRGMRRSADAIKKPTYVEDKDSGELRRPHHLDLKTGMYKGRQVLKKKES; this comes from the coding sequence ATGGCCGTTCCGAGAAGAAAAACCTCGCCGTCGCGCCGTGGCATGCGCCGCTCGGCAGACGCCATCAAGAAGCCGACCTATGTGGAAGACAAGGACTCCGGCGAGCTCCGTCGTCCGCATCATCTCGACCTCAAGACCGGCATGTACAAGGGCCGGCAGGTCCTGAAGAAGAAAGAGTCCTGA
- the mtgA gene encoding monofunctional biosynthetic peptidoglycan transglycosylase, with the protein MRIVKILLVALAVVILAPYVIAPFYRIGHPVSTLMAWRSLRGAPMQREWIDLAAMSPYLPRAVIAAEDAHFCRHHGIDWGALREAIDDAQEDGTPFRGASTITQQVAKNLFLWQGRDFVRKALEFPLALWIDLVLPKPRILEIYLNIAEFGPKGQFGVEAGSAYAFGKSAEDLSPREAALLASILPNPVKRSAKTPGPGVRRLAATYMARGQASSLATCWRENR; encoded by the coding sequence TTGCGCATCGTCAAAATCCTGCTCGTAGCGCTCGCGGTCGTCATTCTCGCGCCTTATGTGATCGCGCCGTTCTACCGCATCGGCCATCCCGTTTCGACGCTGATGGCGTGGCGCTCGCTCCGCGGCGCGCCGATGCAGCGGGAATGGATCGATCTGGCGGCGATGTCGCCCTATCTGCCGCGAGCGGTGATCGCAGCCGAGGACGCCCATTTCTGCAGGCATCACGGCATCGATTGGGGCGCGCTGCGCGAGGCGATCGACGATGCCCAGGAGGACGGTACGCCGTTCCGGGGCGCATCGACGATCACCCAGCAGGTCGCGAAAAATCTGTTCCTCTGGCAGGGGCGGGATTTCGTCCGCAAGGCGCTCGAATTCCCACTGGCGCTCTGGATCGATCTCGTCCTGCCCAAGCCGCGGATCCTGGAGATCTATCTCAACATCGCCGAGTTCGGCCCCAAGGGCCAGTTCGGCGTCGAGGCCGGCAGCGCCTATGCTTTCGGCAAGTCGGCCGAGGACCTTTCCCCCCGGGAGGCGGCCCTGCTGGCCTCGATCCTGCCGAATCCGGTCAAACGCAGCGCCAAAACCCCCGGCCCGGGTGTCCGGCGGCTGGCGGCCACCTATATGGCCCGGGGGCAGGCGAGCTCGCTTGCCACCTGCTGGCGCGAAAATCGCTGA
- a CDS encoding polyprenyl synthetase family protein, whose amino-acid sequence MTGTSPSDFAKRLDKTADDTEALLGRLLSDDILHDEIARPKRLMDAMRYSSLNGGKRLRPFLVVESAAVFGVSREAALLVGAALECIHCYSLIHDDLPAMDNSDLRRGRPTLHKQTDDATAILAGDGLLTLAFDIVTRDEIHRDANVRLLLTRALARCAGIGGMVGGQILDLAGEGRFGGNEPIDVARIQQMKTGALLRYGCIAGAILGQASQKEYQALDDYGRALGEAFQIADDLLDVEGDAAALGKPAGADAALGKTTFVTQLGIEGAKQRVRDLLARADSAVSIFGDRAAVLQAAARFVAERKN is encoded by the coding sequence ATGACCGGCACGTCCCCGTCCGATTTCGCCAAACGTCTGGACAAGACCGCTGATGACACCGAAGCCCTGCTCGGGCGCCTGCTGTCGGACGACATCCTGCACGATGAGATCGCCCGGCCCAAGCGACTGATGGACGCAATGCGCTATTCGAGCCTCAACGGCGGCAAGCGCCTGCGGCCGTTCCTGGTGGTCGAGAGCGCGGCCGTATTCGGCGTATCGCGCGAGGCCGCCCTGCTCGTCGGCGCCGCGCTCGAATGCATCCACTGCTATTCGCTGATCCACGACGATCTGCCGGCGATGGACAATTCGGACCTGCGTCGCGGCCGTCCCACCCTGCACAAGCAGACCGATGACGCGACCGCGATCCTTGCCGGCGACGGCCTCCTGACGCTCGCCTTCGACATCGTCACCCGCGACGAGATCCATCGCGACGCCAATGTGCGCCTCCTGCTGACACGCGCGCTGGCGCGCTGCGCCGGCATCGGCGGCATGGTCGGCGGCCAGATCCTCGATCTCGCCGGCGAAGGCCGCTTCGGCGGCAACGAGCCGATCGATGTCGCCCGCATCCAGCAGATGAAGACCGGCGCGCTGCTGCGCTACGGCTGCATCGCCGGTGCGATTCTCGGCCAGGCCTCGCAGAAAGAGTATCAGGCACTCGACGATTACGGCCGCGCGCTCGGCGAGGCCTTCCAGATCGCCGACGATCTGCTCGACGTCGAAGGTGATGCCGCCGCGCTCGGCAAGCCGGCCGGCGCCGATGCCGCGCTCGGCAAGACCACGTTCGTCACCCAGCTCGGCATCGAAGGCGCCAAGCAGCGCGTGCGCGACCTGCTCGCCCGGGCCGACAGCGCCGTGTCGATCTTCGGCGACCGCGCCGCCGTGCTGCAGGCCGCCGCGCGCTTCGTCGCCGAGCGGAAGAACTGA
- a CDS encoding DUF1345 domain-containing protein — protein sequence MAGNGKEDPALARFRKMSRPVRLIYARPRTFIAVAAGILVGLLLPGSYRLVTRLLFGWDALIAVYLVLVYAMMLCNDHQHIRRSAAMQDDGRFLILLVTATGAFASIAAIVSELGTPHRGVWELTIAIATIALSWAAVHTTFALHYAHDYYRGAKPGGLQFPSGDKEDHADYWDFVYFSFVIGMTAQVSDVGITDKTIRRTATAHGIVSFIYNTALLALTVNIAASAISN from the coding sequence ATGGCGGGCAACGGCAAGGAAGATCCCGCCCTCGCCCGCTTCCGCAAGATGTCGCGACCGGTGCGGCTGATCTATGCGCGGCCGCGGACCTTCATCGCGGTTGCGGCCGGCATCCTGGTCGGCCTGCTGCTGCCGGGCTCGTACCGGTTGGTGACCCGCCTGTTGTTCGGCTGGGATGCGCTGATCGCGGTCTATCTCGTGCTGGTCTATGCGATGATGCTGTGCAACGACCACCAGCACATCCGCCGCTCCGCCGCGATGCAGGACGACGGCCGCTTCCTGATCCTGCTGGTGACGGCCACAGGCGCATTCGCCAGCATCGCCGCGATCGTCTCCGAGCTCGGCACGCCGCATCGCGGCGTGTGGGAGCTCACGATCGCGATTGCCACCATCGCGCTGTCATGGGCCGCCGTGCACACGACGTTCGCGCTGCATTACGCGCATGATTATTACCGCGGCGCCAAGCCCGGCGGCCTGCAATTCCCGAGCGGCGACAAGGAAGACCACGCCGACTATTGGGACTTCGTCTATTTCTCGTTCGTGATCGGCATGACCGCGCAGGTCTCCGACGTCGGCATCACCGACAAGACCATCCGCCGCACGGCCACCGCGCATGGGATCGTGTCATTCATCTACAACACGGCCCTGCTGGCCCTGACCGTGAATATCGCGGCGAGCGCGATTTCGAACTGA
- a CDS encoding caspase family protein: MRNLLRLCPLLLAAALLFGAEPAFAGNRVALVLANSAYRHAPSLTNPVNDGAVMAKTLKEAGFDTVDYRHDLSAQETRRVLRDFADATRNADIAVVYYAGHGIEVEGSNYLIPVDAKLERDTDVYDEALSLDRVLVAVEPAKQLRLVILDACRDNPFGKTMKRTVASRGIGRGLAQVEPTSPNTLIAYSAKAGFTAQDGDGANSPFTVALSKYLTTPGLDVRRAFGFVRDEVLKSTGNKQEPFVYGSLGGDDVPLVPVKVAAAAPVAPVANPQADIRRDYELALQVGNKAAWDAFLAQHPDGFYANLAKLQVEKIGAEQAHAAAIAKAKQAEAERDRLAALGAQKDAQARAAADAKAAEQAQLAAQKTKEQAQQQAAAAEQQRVNLAAAAPSAAPASTASPAGTNVASLTPATAPADLSRSVQTELGRVGCFSGAADGNWSTSSQRSLSQFNRYAGTKLDVKVASTDALDAVKAKPSRVCPLVCEHGFKADGDKCSKIVCREGYAVNDDNECEKQRAAKPAKPATAKRDDGDERPARQRRQAGGAAAGAAGGYGAAAGIAAAAGASRASGGGQMFCNSTGCRPVSRGCHLEYRGGGGPSNDANAEVCN; this comes from the coding sequence ATGCGCAATCTGCTCAGACTCTGCCCGCTTCTCCTCGCCGCAGCGCTGCTGTTCGGCGCAGAGCCCGCGTTCGCGGGCAACCGCGTCGCGCTGGTGCTTGCCAACTCGGCTTATCGGCACGCGCCGTCGCTCACCAACCCCGTCAACGACGGTGCGGTGATGGCCAAGACGCTGAAAGAGGCCGGTTTCGACACCGTCGATTACCGACACGATCTGTCGGCCCAGGAGACGCGGCGCGTGCTGCGCGATTTCGCCGACGCGACCCGCAATGCCGACATTGCCGTGGTTTACTATGCCGGTCACGGTATCGAGGTCGAGGGTTCCAATTACCTGATCCCTGTCGACGCCAAGCTCGAGCGCGACACCGACGTCTATGACGAGGCGCTCTCGCTCGATCGCGTGCTGGTTGCCGTCGAACCGGCAAAACAGCTTCGTCTGGTGATCCTGGATGCCTGCCGCGACAATCCGTTCGGCAAGACGATGAAACGTACGGTGGCCTCGCGCGGCATCGGCCGTGGCCTCGCCCAGGTCGAGCCGACCAGCCCCAACACGCTGATCGCCTATTCGGCGAAAGCCGGCTTCACCGCCCAGGACGGTGACGGTGCCAACAGCCCCTTCACGGTTGCACTGTCGAAATATCTGACGACGCCGGGCCTCGACGTTCGCCGCGCCTTCGGCTTCGTGCGCGACGAGGTGCTCAAGTCGACCGGTAACAAGCAGGAGCCGTTCGTCTACGGCTCGCTCGGCGGCGACGACGTGCCGCTGGTTCCGGTCAAGGTCGCGGCGGCCGCACCCGTGGCGCCCGTGGCGAACCCGCAGGCCGATATCCGCCGCGACTATGAGCTCGCGCTCCAGGTCGGCAACAAGGCGGCATGGGACGCCTTCCTCGCCCAGCACCCCGATGGTTTCTATGCGAACCTCGCCAAGCTCCAGGTCGAAAAGATCGGCGCCGAGCAGGCCCACGCAGCGGCGATCGCAAAGGCGAAGCAGGCCGAGGCCGAGCGGGATCGTCTCGCCGCCCTCGGCGCCCAGAAGGATGCGCAGGCCAGAGCCGCAGCCGATGCCAAGGCCGCCGAGCAGGCGCAGCTTGCCGCGCAGAAGACGAAGGAGCAGGCACAGCAGCAGGCTGCTGCCGCCGAGCAGCAGCGCGTCAATCTCGCCGCTGCGGCCCCGAGCGCGGCGCCGGCCAGCACGGCGAGCCCCGCCGGCACCAACGTCGCGTCGCTGACGCCGGCGACTGCGCCGGCCGATCTCAGCCGCTCGGTGCAGACCGAGCTCGGCCGCGTCGGCTGCTTCTCGGGCGCAGCCGACGGCAACTGGAGTACGTCCTCGCAGCGCTCACTGTCGCAGTTCAACCGCTACGCCGGCACCAAGCTCGACGTGAAGGTTGCGAGCACCGACGCGCTCGACGCCGTCAAGGCCAAGCCGTCGCGCGTCTGTCCGCTGGTTTGCGAGCATGGCTTCAAGGCCGACGGCGACAAGTGCAGCAAGATCGTCTGCCGCGAGGGCTATGCGGTCAACGACGACAATGAGTGCGAAAAGCAGCGTGCGGCCAAGCCGGCCAAACCCGCGACGGCCAAGCGCGACGACGGCGATGAGCGTCCTGCGCGGCAGCGTCGTCAGGCCGGCGGTGCGGCGGCCGGGGCCGCGGGTGGTTATGGTGCTGCGGCCGGCATTGCCGCTGCCGCTGGCGCCAGCCGTGCCTCGGGCGGCGGGCAGATGTTCTGCAACAGCACCGGCTGCCGTCCCGTCAGCCGCGGCTGCCATCTCGAATATCGCGGCGGTGGCGGCCCCTCCAATGACGCCAATGCCGAGGTCTGCAACTGA
- a CDS encoding GFA family protein yields MTGSENSNARILIGECCCRTVRFEVADAFSYAMNCHCSNCRRTTGSAFKPFAGIAQDKLRIVRGDDQRLIFGDDTTHDAHCARCGSLLYSRVRDGQWVHVAMGTLVDTPSIRPSAHIFVASKASWHDITDNLPQYRGHIGDG; encoded by the coding sequence ATGACCGGATCAGAAAATTCGAACGCTCGTATCCTGATCGGCGAATGCTGCTGCCGCACCGTGCGCTTCGAGGTCGCCGACGCATTCTCCTATGCGATGAACTGCCATTGTTCGAATTGCCGTCGCACCACCGGCTCCGCCTTCAAGCCGTTCGCCGGCATCGCGCAGGACAAGCTCCGCATCGTCCGGGGCGACGACCAGCGGCTGATTTTCGGCGACGACACCACCCACGACGCGCATTGTGCGCGATGCGGATCGCTGCTTTATTCCCGGGTGCGAGATGGACAATGGGTCCATGTCGCCATGGGAACCCTGGTCGATACCCCCTCGATCCGGCCGAGCGCCCATATTTTCGTGGCCTCGAAGGCGTCCTGGCACGACATTACGGACAATCTGCCGCAATATCGGGGGCATATCGGCGATGGCTAG
- a CDS encoding nuclear transport factor 2 family protein, protein MNQNRSSVEAVVQCYFDGLYEGDAEKLGAIFHPSADLRWVEKGELQVLTVPDWLDRVRKRPSGKAEGKPREDFIVTIDRSDEKTAFIKVRCQLPPRFFTDYLVAMKLADGWQIVSKSYRYDLRE, encoded by the coding sequence ATGAACCAGAACCGCTCGAGCGTCGAAGCCGTCGTGCAATGCTATTTTGACGGCCTTTACGAGGGCGACGCCGAAAAGCTCGGCGCCATCTTCCATCCCTCGGCGGATTTGCGCTGGGTCGAGAAGGGTGAGCTGCAGGTGCTGACCGTGCCCGACTGGCTCGACCGTGTGCGCAAGCGCCCCTCCGGCAAGGCCGAAGGCAAGCCGCGCGAGGACTTCATCGTCACCATCGACCGTTCCGACGAGAAGACCGCCTTCATCAAGGTCCGGTGCCAATTGCCGCCGCGCTTCTTCACCGACTATCTGGTGGCGATGAAGCTCGCCGACGGCTGGCAGATCGTATCGAAATCGTATCGCTATGATTTGAGGGAGTGA
- the bla gene encoding class A beta-lactamase: MHLDRRSLLASLVWMAASPAFAAEAPPELESYERESGGRIGVHAENLATGRKLAWRADERFVMCSTFKASLAACVLARVDRGEEQLAAMIPYGKADLLDYAPVAKQNLAAGTMSVTEMCKAIVELSDNTCANLLLARIGGPAALTAFWRSIGDSTSRLDHNEPELNRSPPGNPQDTTTPAAMAGNLRRLVVGEALSPASRALLTDWMVNCKTGANRLRGGLPASWTIGDKTGNNGKDASGDIAVVWPKPDTPILITAYTQGGTPNAAQIEAVFARIGRMVAERLA, from the coding sequence ATGCATCTCGACCGCCGTTCCCTGCTCGCCTCGCTCGTCTGGATGGCCGCATCGCCCGCATTCGCAGCCGAGGCGCCGCCCGAGCTCGAATCCTATGAGCGCGAGAGCGGCGGGCGGATCGGGGTCCATGCCGAGAACCTTGCAACCGGCAGGAAGCTCGCCTGGCGCGCTGATGAGCGCTTCGTGATGTGCTCGACGTTCAAGGCCTCGCTCGCGGCCTGCGTGCTGGCACGGGTCGATCGCGGTGAGGAGCAGCTGGCGGCCATGATACCCTACGGCAAGGCCGATCTGCTGGACTATGCACCGGTCGCCAAGCAAAATCTCGCGGCCGGCACGATGTCCGTGACCGAGATGTGCAAGGCGATCGTCGAGCTCAGCGACAATACCTGCGCCAATCTGCTGCTGGCACGGATCGGGGGGCCGGCTGCCCTCACGGCATTCTGGCGTTCGATCGGCGATAGCACCTCGCGGCTCGATCATAATGAGCCCGAGCTCAACCGCTCACCGCCGGGCAATCCCCAGGACACCACGACGCCGGCAGCGATGGCGGGCAATTTGCGGCGCCTGGTGGTGGGTGAAGCCCTGTCGCCGGCCTCGCGCGCCCTGCTTACGGATTGGATGGTGAACTGCAAGACCGGCGCGAACCGGCTGCGCGGCGGCCTGCCCGCAAGCTGGACCATCGGCGACAAGACCGGCAACAACGGCAAGGATGCATCGGGTGATATCGCGGTCGTCTGGCCCAAACCCGACACGCCGATCCTGATCACGGCCTATACCCAGGGTGGCACGCCGAATGCGGCGCAGATCGAAGCCGTGTTCGCGCGGATCGGGCGCATGGTGGCCGAGCGGCTGGCGTAA